Proteins from a single region of Coregonus clupeaformis isolate EN_2021a chromosome 35, ASM2061545v1, whole genome shotgun sequence:
- the LOC121551510 gene encoding cdc42 effector protein 4-like, whose amino-acid sequence MPILKQLVSGSSQTKQRRSRMDLTREMISAPLGDFRHTMHVGRSGDAFGDTSFLSTHSGEAPHHAEPDAHPHSPRPGLLSRTFRSSKRSQSVTRVDQRDFSLAPPGGSPTFVKNAMSLPFLNDENGDHVDGGHRVPKSVSSSPLKQLHEQDGGGGTRPSNGAAAGARSLELDERSFGELTDLPSPSRGYYGGGMKHAVSVMSFHIDLGPSMLGDILGVMEKEEDDLGYEEGKSSEGRASPTLLLGREVGGEEEEEEGEDGVEVEGEELEEVEVGEEEEPEAELLQLQEEEVPVPVSPTSSVEPEVGEDEGAPYTPEPCPKHLQHQLDTCSVSSSASTSGSAHMVQEKPAGQLHVGDTDSATFSAPPEEEEGVGKFSSFLEDEDDEIRV is encoded by the coding sequence ATGCCTATCCTAAAGCAGCTGGTATCTGGTTCGTCCCAGACCAAACAGCGCCGCTCCCGTATGGACCTGACCCGGGAGATGATCAGCGCTCCCCTGGGGGACTTCCGCCACACCATGCACGTGGGGCGCAGCGGGGACGCCTTCGGGGACACCTCTTTCCTCTCCACCCACTCTGGGGAGGCTCCCCACCATGCTGAACCCGATGCCCATCCCCACTCCCCCCGCCCGGGGCTTTTATCCAGAACCTTCCGTAGCAGCAAGCGCTCCCAGTCCGTCACCAGAGTGGACCAGAGAGACTTCTCGCTAGCGCCACCCGGTGGCTCGCCCACCTTCGTGAAGAACGCTATGTCGCTCCCCTTCCTCAATGATGAAAATGGTGACCATGTTGATGGAGGACACAGGGTGCCTAAGAGCGTCTCGTCCAGCCCACTGAAACAGCTACATGAGCAGGATGGAGGTGGAGGTACCAGGCCATCTAACGGGGCCGCTGCTGGGGCCCGCTCTCTGGAGCTGGATGAGAGGAGCTTTGGGGAGCTTACTGACCTGCCCAGCCCCAGCCGCGGGTACTACGGAGGGGGGATGAAGCATGCAGTGTCGGTCATGTCGTTCCACATCGACCTGGGGCCCTCCATGTTGGGGGACATCCTGGGGGtgatggagaaggaggaggatgaTCTGGGATACGAGGAGGGGAAGAGCAGTGAGGGACGGGCCTCTCCTACACTACTCctggggagggaggtgggaggagaggaggaggaggaggagggagaggacggggtggaggtggaaggagaggagttggaggaggtggaggtgggagaaGAAGAGGAACCGGAAGCTGAGCTACTGCAGCTGCAGGAGGAGGAGGTCCCTGTACCTGTGAGTCCAACCAGCTCGGTAGAACCTGAGGTGGGAGAGGACGAGGGGGCACCCTACACCCCAGAGCCCTGCCCTAAACACCTGCAGCACCAATTGGATACCTGCTCTGTGTCCagctctgcctctacctctggctCCGCCCACATGGTGCAGGAGAAACCAGCCGGCCAGCTCCACGTGGGGGATACGGACAGCGCCACTTTCAGCGCCCCacctgaggaggaagagggggtgggAAAGTTTTCTTCCTTCTTGGAGGACGAAGATGATGAGATCCGTGTATGA